In Populus alba chromosome 1, ASM523922v2, whole genome shotgun sequence, a single window of DNA contains:
- the LOC118034806 gene encoding probable 2-oxoglutarate-dependent dioxygenase AOP1 — protein MGSETPLKLPIIDFSNLGQNPGAAEWDLVKLQVRKALEEYGCFEALFDKIPAESRKAIVGAVEELFDLPLQTKMRNASKKPYHGYVGQYPQVPLFESMGIEDANIAEEVESMTNILWPQGNQSFSNTVLSFSEQVSELDQIVRRMIVESLGLEKYFDEHMNSTNYLLRVMKYKGPQTTETKLGLTSHTDKNIVTILYQNQVDGLELQTKDGCWIDLKPTPDSFIVMIGDSLYAWANGRLHSPYHRVMMRGNEARYSVGLFSVPKAGYMIKAPEELIDEEHPLLFKPFDHVKFLGFYYTEAGQRAQSALKTYCGV, from the exons atgggcTCCGAGACTCCTCTCAAGCTTCCAATCATAGATTTCTCAAATCTAGGTCAAAATCCAGGCGCTGCCGAGTGGGACTTGGTGAAATTGCAAGTTCGTAAAGCGCTTGAAGAGTATGGCTGCTTCGAGGCCTTATTTGACAAAATTCCTGCAGAGAGTCGAAAGGCTATAGTTGGTGCAGTTGAAGAGCTCTTTGATCTCCCTTTGCAAACCAAAATGCGCAATGCTTCTAAGAAACCTTACCATGGCTATGTTGGACAGTACCCTCAGGTGCCACTATTCGAGAGCATGGGTATTGAGGATGCCAACATAGCTGAAGAAGTTGAGAGCATGACCAACATCTTGTGGCCGCAAggaaatcaaagttttag CAATACTGTTCTGTCCTTCTCGGAGCAAGTGTCGGAATTAGATCAAATAGTTCGAAGGATGATTGTCGAGAGTCTGGGACTCGAGAAATACTTCGACGAACACATGAACTCTACCAACTACCTTCTCAGGGTCATGAAATATAAAGGGCCCCAGACAACTGAGACAAAACTTGGATTAACTTCTCACACTGATAAGAACATTGTGACCATTTTATACCAAAATCAAGTTGATGGGCTAGAATTACAAACCAAAGATGGTTGCTGGATCGATCTCAAACCCACACCAGACTCTTTTATTGTCATGATTGGAGATTCTCTTTAT GCTTGGGCAAACGGTCGACTGCATTCTCCATATCATCGAGTTATGATGAGAGGCAATGAAGCAAGGTATTCTGTCGGATTGTTTTCAGTCCCCAAAGCAGGCTACATGATAAAAGCCCCAGAAGAGTTAATCGACGAGGAGCATCCCTTGCTTTTTAAACCCTTCGATCACGTCAAGTTCCTTGGATTTTACTACACAGAAGCTGGTCAGAGAGCTCAATCTGCGTTAAAGACTTATTGTGGTGTTTAA